GGCTAACTCACCGGGATAGTACTTTTTCAGGCTGATTGCGTTCCCGGTTAGCCGGTGGCGAACTGTCGGATCGGCACGGGAGAGCCAGCGGTCATGGTCGTGACAGACTAGGACATTGTCGGTGCGGTCAACTGTCGCCTCCAACTCATCAATTCGCTCAACATCACTATGTGACAATCGCTCAGAGGGGGACACGTTGACAGTCGTTAGTTGAGTGCCACGTTCAGCGGTTCTTTTTTCCCCGTCGATGGAGCCAAATGAGCAAGAACGTCACGCCAGCGATAGGCCCGGAAAATTCACCACCGTTCAAATTAGCGACGAGTGCCAGCCAACCCATTCCGAGCAAAGCGACCAGTAAGAGTGGGAAGACAATTTTTTCGCCGATGCTCAAACCAGACCAGAATGACCCAGTGCTGGAACTCTGTGCCGAAGATTGACTCTGTTGTCTCGGTGATGACGAGGCAGCACTCGGTTGTTGGCCACAGTCGGTGCAAATAATTGGATCACCACCAAGTTCTTGAAACCGAGACGGTTGCAACCGAAGCCCTCGACCACAGGATTGGCACTCAGTGTGAATTAAACAGTCTTGACAAAACGGATCCTCACCAAATATCTGGAAGTAGCGAGTGTCTACCTCGAAACCCCTCCCACACTTAGTACAATTGACACTAGCCTTGCCCATAATATTATCTTAGCAATTTCATATAAATAGATACTGATAGGCCCAATTGGCTCTGGTGAATCACTAGACTGAGGTCGATTGTATTTGGAGATATGGTGAGCTGTCGGGAAAATATGTGGTCGTTCATCCACAACGTTTGATGAGTGTAAATTTCTGGTTCTAACTCTTACACAGCCCAGTGGTAACCAACTATCAACAGCACGATTCGAACGCCGTATGGCGATTCACCAAAGCCAACAGTTTATTACTTTCATACACAAACACTCCCGCTGAAAAAGGTCAGTCTTCCGGCCACTCCCAAACTTCGCTATAATCTTCGGTGTAAGCTTCTATCGCAACCATATCCTCTAAGTTTGTAGCATAAATATTGCTAAGTCGCTCATGTGAAGCACGTTGTTGGTGAATCAGAGGACGGTTCGAACGATTTCTTTGAGCGCTTCTTGACCGGGTTTGCGTAGGATTCGTCGGCGAAGTTGGAATGCTCTGAGATACGGCGTCAGTTTGTCTTTGGAGACGCCTCGGTGTGGCGAGAGCCACCGTCGCGCCAGCGACGCGTGGCTCTCGCAGGTATTCACGTGCGCGTCTCCATCCACATATTCACCCTCGCTGTGAATGACCGCTTCTCGCTGGTAGTTCTCGTCGTCTTCGAGTGGATCGTACGCTCGAAATCCGTCCGTATAGACGGTCAGCGGCTCCTCCTCGCAGTCGCTGAGGAGGAGTCGCACGGTCGATTCGTCAGCGGATTTCGCCGGGACAACGTAGCGCTCACCGCTGCCACGATCGACCAACGTGAACACTGGTGGTTTGTCTCCATCGTACGATCCTCGTCCACGCGTGGACAGGCCACGCGAGCGCGGCTCTTGGTCGCGCTCGCGGCCCTTTAGCCCCGCAGTCACGTAGACTTCGTCGATTTCGACCGGGCCAACGAGGTTGATGGCTGGCGCGTCGAGCGTTCTGGCGAACTGCTCGACGCGCCGCCGTAGTGACCGATACGAAACGGGGAGTTCAGCGTCCAACTGGTGGATACTCGTGTTGAACCGAAGAAACGAGTAGAACGCGAACAAGAGCTTGTCGAGGCCGATCTTCGCGTGCGCGAAGATCGTGCCAGTCTTGTCGTTGAACGTGCGGTCGCAATCCTTACAGAGATACCGTTGATACGTTCGATAGCTGCCGTGTTTAATCACCGACTCAGACCGGCAGTGCGGGCAATAGAGGCCATCACGCCAGCGAACCTGCTCCGGCAGGTTCGCGGCGCTCGCCTCTGAGTTCAACACTTCGGATGGGAACATATCGGGTGACGCTGCTGCGTCACCCTTGCCCGCTACGCTTCTACAGCGCCAGCTCTATCTGACCAACAACCTGCTTCCGAAGAGCGAAGGTTCATTGGTATAGATTCTAATCCGGTATTTTGATTACGCGAATTACCTGAATATGATTTATGCAGAATCTGTCTAAATGGGTTCGAGAGAACAAGTGTATCTTACTTGGACTGTTGGCTTTCAGCTCTATAATGCAGTTCCACCGCTCTTACGTGACCCTTTTCGCAGGAAAAGAGTTGCTTGCAAACTCCCGAGAGGTCTGGTTGCCTCTAGCAGAAACCGTCTCTTCGGGAGGCGATCTGTACGTTTCAGCATGGGATAACAAACCACCTTTGTTTCAGTTCGCAAATATTGGAGTGTATGAAACTGGACACTACGCAGCAAGTTGGTTTGTCCTTATCGCGATTGCTAATGCAATAACAGCCATTCTGATCTATCGATATGGGAACAAGCGTGGAGAGAAAGCGGTCGGTCTGATTGCTGCTATCTTCTTTCTTGCGGCATTTCCATACATTGGAGGGACTAAAATCGATCCACGACCGCTCTCCAATATGCTGATGGTAGCGGCGTTACTGGTCAGTCGTCCGGTCCTGATTGGACTCTTAATTGCTGGGGCTGGATTATTTAGCCAATTCGCCATGTTTGCCCTACCTGCAGTCCTATTCGATCGACATCAACTTACCAACCTGACATGGAAAGACCTCGTAACTGTATCTGTAGCGGGTCTTGCCACCGCTGCCTTGTCGTATCTGTCCGTCGCGGTAATCTGGGGCCTTGATGCAGCGATAACGGGTGTTCGGTATACGATGTTCGCGGCAGACGGTTACGTAAACCGTTATGTAGAACGGGAACGCTCTATTGTGTCCAATCCAATTTGGTGGTTCTACAGGATAGAATTGATTGGCCGATATATCATGTTTGTACTTGCGCCCGCATTTGCTGGGGCGTGGATTTACGCTTGGAGAGGCTTTTCCGCCCCTCTAAAACAAATTGTGGAGGTTTCTCTATTGGGGACGGTATTGCTAGCGTTGCCGTTACTTATTCGTCCGGCCCCGGTCTATTGGTCATCTATTACCCCATTCGCCAGTCTCTTAGCCGCTTCCGCGGTTGTACACGGTGTACGCTCCTTATCAGATGATTTCCCAAAGGTTGGAGAATGAGTGGGGCCGTACTAGCAGTACTTCCGAGGTTTAATTCCGGCAGTTGATTTTCAGTCACAGGACGAGTCAGCTGAGCCAAGATGAGCGAAGTGAGACCGAAGCAGGCGGAAGGGCTACAGTTTCTCAGCGACTACCAAACAGCATTCACAACTCGGGCAGATGGATCATCATGGCCAAAGCATGAACGAACGTGGCTGAATGTGGGCCGGTACTTCCGGGGCCTGCTGCGCCCCGGAAGTTCCAATACCGTCACTGACATCGCTGAGAAAATGCACATTGATCAAGAACGGCTCGAACGGTTTGTTCGTGAGAGTCCGTGGGAACACGAGAACGTCCAAACCGAGCTTCGGGAACGCGTTCCCGAAGCGATTCAGGGCCGAGAGGCTGCACTGATTGTCGATGGCATGGGTATCCCGAAATCAGGAGACGAAAGCGTTGGCGTCGCCAGTCAGTGGTGTGGTGCAACTGGAAAACTCAACAACTGTCAAGTCACGGTTAACTGCACGCTCGCCAGACCTGGCGAGCGGCAGAATTCCGATCAACTCACCTGGCCACTCGGGATGCGCTTATTCCTGTCCGAACAGTGGACTGGTGACGACGACGCGGACTACGAAAGTCCACAACAACGTGACCGTTACGCTCAGCGACGGAAAGACACAGGCATCCCTGCTGATATTGAACACCGGTCTAAGCCCGACATAGCTCTGGATCTCATCGAACAGGCAGTTGCAGCTGGTGTTGACCACGGCTGGGTCGTTGCTGATAGACACTTCGGGGAAGCCCGGAGTTTCAGGCGGAAACTCCGGGCGATTCCCGAACCATATGTTCTCGAAGTCTCGCCCACGGAGTTTCGGTTCGTTCCTGAAGAGACCGATCTCGTCCATCCAGACGATC
The Haloarcula sp. CBA1129 genome window above contains:
- a CDS encoding IS1595 family transposase, yielding MFPSEVLNSEASAANLPEQVRWRDGLYCPHCRSESVIKHGSYRTYQRYLCKDCDRTFNDKTGTIFAHAKIGLDKLLFAFYSFLRFNTSIHQLDAELPVSYRSLRRRVEQFARTLDAPAINLVGPVEIDEVYVTAGLKGRERDQEPRSRGLSTRGRGSYDGDKPPVFTLVDRGSGERYVVPAKSADESTVRLLLSDCEEEPLTVYTDGFRAYDPLEDDENYQREAVIHSEGEYVDGDAHVNTCESHASLARRWLSPHRGVSKDKLTPYLRAFQLRRRILRKPGQEALKEIVRTVL
- a CDS encoding IS701 family transposase; translation: MSEVRPKQAEGLQFLSDYQTAFTTRADGSSWPKHERTWLNVGRYFRGLLRPGSSNTVTDIAEKMHIDQERLERFVRESPWEHENVQTELRERVPEAIQGREAALIVDGMGIPKSGDESVGVASQWCGATGKLNNCQVTVNCTLARPGERQNSDQLTWPLGMRLFLSEQWTGDDDADYESPQQRDRYAQRRKDTGIPADIEHRSKPDIALDLIEQAVAAGVDHGWVVADRHFGEARSFRRKLRAIPEPYVLEVSPTEFRFVPEETDLVHPDDHPNRKHSAHPEDVSSETPEEVAEALGDDLWTEITWNEGTKESLSGEFYRTRIREVKRRDTGWVSDETGWLLLKKGDEDKDGEEGKLKAWMCWGVDGASLEELVSWAQVRWCVEQFHRDIKQNLGADEYQGRTWKGVHHHLAVVMLAHAFVVRRRLGTGENHSDFSSFEEVINQIVRESAIQGLIEDKGCDRDRAEELAEYMLQSYSPW